A single region of the Sciurus carolinensis chromosome 16, mSciCar1.2, whole genome shotgun sequence genome encodes:
- the LOC124966558 gene encoding probable ATP-dependent RNA helicase DDX28, whose translation MMDEADTRLDESFLDLVDYILEKNHIAQDPTDLEDPFNPEAQLVLVGATFPEGVSQLLNKVGSPGSLTTITTSQLHCIMPYVRQTFLRLKGAQKVAELLQILKQRDKEKPAASGTVLVFCNSSSTVNWLGYILDDPKFKHQRLQGQMPASVRAGIFQCFQKGSQDILLCTDIASRGLHSTHVELVVNYNFPLTLQDYIHRAGRVGRLGSQVQLSAL comes from the coding sequence ATGATGGATGAGGCAGACACGCGGCTGGATGAAAGCTTCCTAGACCTTGTGGACTACATCTTGGAAAAGAACCATATAGCCCAAGACCCAACTGACTTAGAAGACCCCTTTAATCCCGAAGCTCAGTTAGTGCTGGTGGGAGCCACATTTCCTGAAGGGGTGAGCCAGTTGCTGAATAAAGTGGGGAGCCCAGGATctctcaccaccatcaccacttcACAGCTCCACTGCATCATGCCTTATGTCAGACAAACATTTCTGAGGCTGAAGGGAGCACAGAAGGTGGCAGAGTTGCTGCAGATCCTCAAGCAGCGTGACAAAGAGAAGCCTGCAGCCTCAGGAACTGTCCTGGTGTTCTGTAACAGCTCCAGCACTGTCAACTGGCTGGGATATATTCTGGATGACCCCAAATTCAAACACCAAAGGCTTCAGGGACAAATGCCAGCCTCAGTGAGGGCAGGCATCTTCCAGTGCTTCCAGAAGGGATCCCAAGACATACTGCTCTGCACAGACATAGCCTCTCGGGGCCTACACAGCACCCATGTGGAGCTGGTTGTCAATTATAATTTTCCCCTCACCCTGCAAGATTACATTCACAGAGCAGGGAGGGTGGGCCGGCTTGGGAGTCAGGTGCAGTTGTCAGCTTTGTGA